A window of the Gossypium arboreum isolate Shixiya-1 chromosome 2, ASM2569848v2, whole genome shotgun sequence genome harbors these coding sequences:
- the LOC108467005 gene encoding protein ACTIVITY OF BC1 COMPLEX KINASE 8, chloroplastic, with protein sequence MASSSLPLQELHFLSPRTTSKHRFYLSRCSSLSRVSLAGNGHLRNGVVLRSRVRALKEEGVSYEEREREFINEVNGGFGSNGNGSASKYEYKNGSVEGYSNTNGGVGVVESDSNGSLVKYVNGNGNGAAAEVMAAEVMQVVEKEGVVSEEARKKRVEDIGKEEAWFKRSTQDQVEVSVAPGGRWSRFKTYSTIQRTLEIWGFVLTFVFKAWLNNQKFSYQGGMTEEKKVLRRKALAKWLKESILRLGPTFIKIGQQFSTRVDILAQEYVDQLSELQDQVPPFPSETAVSIVEEELGAPVGVIFDRFDYEPIAAASLGQVHRAKLKGQEVVVKVQRPGLKSLFDIDLKNLRVIAEYLQKIDPKSDGAKRDWVAIYDECASVLYQEIDYTKEAANAELFASNFKDMDYVKVPSIYWEYTTPQVLTMEYVPGIKINKIQALDQLGVDRKRLGRYAVESYLEQILSHGFFHADPHPGNIAVDDFNGGRLIFYDFGMMGSISSNIREGLLEAFYGIYEKDPDKVLQAMIQMGVLVPTGDMTAVRRTAQFFLNSFEERLAAQRRERELATAELGFKKPLTKEEKIAKKKERLAAIGEDLLAIAADQPFRFPATFTFVVRSFSVLDGIGKGLDPRFDITEIAKPYALELLKFREAGVEVVLKDFRKRWDRQSRAFYNLFRQADRVEKLAEIIQRLEQGDLKLRVRALESERAFQRVATVQKTVGSAVAAGSLINLATILYLNSIRVPAVAAYVICAFFSFQVLIGVIKVKRFDQRERLIAGTA encoded by the exons ATGGCGTCATCATCTCTACCATTACAAGAGCTTCACTTTCTCTCCCCGAGAACTACTTCGAAGCACCGGTTTTATCTCTCTAGATGTTCTTCTCTCTCTAGAGTTTCTCTTGCTGGGAACGGCCATTTaagaaacggtgtcgttttgcgtTCTCGAGTTCGAGCGCTTAAAGAGGAAGGAGTTTCCTATGAGGAAAGGGAGCGAGAATTTATCAATGAAGTCAACGGTGGGTTTGGATCGAATGGGAACGGTAGTGCTAGTAAGTACGAGTATAAGAATGGATCGGTTGAGGGATATAGTAATACCAACGGTGGAGTTGGAGTGGTGGAGAGTGACAGCAATGGGAGCTTGGTCAAGTATGTGAACGGGAATGGGAATGGTGCGGCGGCGGAAGTGATGGCAGCGGAGGTGATGCAGGTGGTAGAAAAGGAAGGAGTAGTTTCGGAGGAGGCGAGGAAAAAAAGGGTAGAAGATATTGGGAAAGAGGAGGCTTGGTTCAAGCGGAGCACTCAAGACCAGGTCGAG GTTTCTGTTGCTCCTGGGGGGCGTTGGAGTAGATTCAAAACCTACTCAACAATACAGAGGACCTTGGAAATATGGGGATTTGTTCTAACTTTTGTATTTAAGGCATGGTTGAACAATCAGAAATTCTCCTATCAAG GGGGAATGACTGAGGAAAAGAAAGTTCTAAGGCGGAAAGCCCTGGCAAAATGGTTAAAAGAAAGCATCTTGAGACTGGGCCCTACTTTCATCAAAATTGGCCAGCAGTTCTCCACAAGGGTCGACATTCTTGCTCAAGAATATGTTGATCAGTTGTCAGAGCTACAG GATCAAGTTCCACCTTTTCCATCAGAGACTGCAGTATCTATTGTTGAAGAAGAGCTTGGAGCTCCTGTGGGTGTTATCTTTGATCGGTTTGACTATGAACCCATTGCTGCTGCTAGTCTTG GCCAAGTCCATCGAGCAAAACTGAAGGGCCAAGAAGTAGTTGTCAAAGTACAAAGACCTGGTCTAAAGAGTCTCTTTGATATCGATCTTAAAAACCTGAGG GTAATAGCTGAATATCTTCAGAAGATAGACCCAAAGTCAGATGGTGCAAAGCGAGACTGGGTTGCAATTTATGATGAATGTGCAAGTGTGTTGTATCAG GAAATTGATTACACAAAGGAAGCTGCCAATGCAGAATTATTTGCCAGTAATTTCAAAGACATGGATTATGTGAAAGTTCCATCAATATACTGGGAATACACCACACCACAG GTCTTGACAATGGAGTATGTTCCTGGGATCAAAATAAACAAGATTCAAGCTTTAGATCAGCTGGGAGTTGATCGGAAAAG GTTGGGCAGATATGCAGTTGAATCTTACTTGGAACAAATTTTGTCTCATGGTTTTTTCCATGCTGACCCA CATCCAGGAAATATTGCTGTTGATGATTTTAATGGTGGACGGTTGATCTTCTATGACTTCGGCATGATGGGAAG TATCAGTTCAAACATCAGAGAAGGCTTGTTGGAAGCATTCTATGGAATCTATGAGAAGGATCCTGATAAG GTCCTTCAAGCAATGATTCAGATGGGCGTTCTTGTGCCTACTGGAGATATGACTGCTGTCAGACGGACGGCACAATTCTTCCTTAATAG tTTTGAAGAGCGACTTGCTGCTCAAAGAAGGGAGAGAGAACTGGCTACAGCAGAACTTGGATTTAAGAAACCATTGACAAAGGAGGAAAAGATTGCAAAAAAAAAGGAACGCCTGGCTGCAATTG GGGAAGATTTATTAGCCATTGCGGCAGATCAACCCTTTCGATTCCCTGCCACATTCACATTTGTTGTCAGATCATTTTCAG TATTAGATGGCATCGGGAAGGGCCTTGATCCTCGGTTTGACATAACTGAGATTGCAAAACC CTATGCACTGGAGTTGTTAAAATTTCGTGAAGCTGGAGTTGAAGTTGTGTTGAAG GACTTCAGAAAGAGATGGGACAGGCAGTCTCGTGCGTTCTATAACTTATTTAGGCAGGCAGATAGAGTTGAGAAGCTTGCTGAAATCATCCAAAGATTG GAGCAAGGTGATCTGAAGCTCAGAGTACGAGCTTTGGAGTCTGAAAGGGCTTTCCAACGTGTTGCTACTGTTCAGAAGACTGTAGGGAGC GCAGTAGCTGCTGGAAGCCTGATCAACCTCGCAACAATTTTGTACCTCAATTCCATTCGA GTGCCAGCTGTTGCTGCATATGTCATCTGTGCATTTTTCAGCTTTCAAGTTCTTATTGGTGTTATTAAGGTGAAAAGATTTGACCAGCGAGAAAGGTTGATAGCGGGAACTGCTTGA